AATGATGCAAGGGATCTAAAGAAAAACATAAAGGGAGGAACACTTAATGCTGAATAATGAAAAAGGATTTACCATGATCGAAATGATGATTGTCCTGCTTGTCATTTCGGTTCTATTATTTGTGACAATCCCAAATGTCACCAGTCAAAGTAACAAGATCAATTCCAAAGGGTGTGAAGCGTTCATGAACATGGTGGAGGGGCAGGTGGAAGCTTATAAAATGGATGGAAACACGGAACCGGTCAGTATGGCTGAATTAGTGACAAAAAAGTATTTGAACCCAGAATATCAAAAATGTCCTGACGGCAGCTCCCTTACAATCGATGCGGGAGGGAACGTGGTAAAAGTAAGTGTGGGAGATTAAAAAACGCCTCCACACTCAAAATGGTTTTACTTTCATAGAAATGATGATTGTCTTACTTGTATTCTCCATCCTGATAAACTTCGCTGCTTTTTCAACAGAACCATTAAAAAAGCAGACTGTAAAAAGTCTGTTCATTTCCCAGCTCCAATCAGATCTCTACTTGATACAAAGCCACAGTATTTTCTCGCAATCTTCTCTCACTTTAGTTTTCTATCCCTATGCAAATAAATATATCGCGAAAGATTATTACGGGACCACTCTGGTTTCCAGGGAACTGCCGGCCGGAATTGAGCTTTCTGAACTGAACAGGTTGAATGAAATCGTATTTAACTCCTCTGGAAATACGAATCGGTTCGGTCCAGTGTATTTCAATTATGAAAGCTCCACTATTAAGCTATCATTTCAAATCGGGCAAGGGAGATTTTATGTACAGGAACTCTAATGGATTTTCAATGGCTGAGAATGTAATTGCCCTCAGCTGCTTTATGATGATAATGACTTTTTTCCTTCCTTTTTGCATAAAGATGATGATGACTCTGGAGGAAAAACAGCATAGGGTGGAAGCCTTGAAGTTTCTGCAGGAAGGAATGGAACAGGCGATTGTTACGAATGACTTCAAATCTTATAACCGTACGTTTGAAGGTATCCGCTACTCCTTCAGCTGGGAAGATGTGAACACGGATGCTTGTGTATCTTATACAAAGGGGAGTGTCATTAATGAAGTCTGTGCTGCAGAATAATAAGGGATTCACGCTTTTGGATGCACTCCTGTCCCTATTGGTATTGTCGATTATTTCACTCAGCTTCCCACTGATCATGAAAGGATTCCAAACCATAAAAACAGTGAGCGTCCCGCCCCGTTATTATGAATGGAATTTGTTCAGCGAAAGTCTGAGGAATGAGATGTGGGGAAGCGGGAATATCATGATATCACCTGAGCAGCTCTCATTTGATAAAGAAGGTGAAAGAATTACCTATGAACGATACCAAAACTCCATTCGCAGGAAAGTGAATGAAAGAGGACATGAAGTCGTGCTGCAATCGATTCATACCCTTGCTTTTTCCCAAGTGCCGCAAGGGGTAAAGGTGGAAATCAAATTTGAAAAAGGGGAGGGCATGGAAAGTGAGTTTTATTACTTTCAAAAGAATCCTACTTCGGAAATTCCTGGGTGAAGATGGAATTATCTTGCCTTATTCTCTCCTGCTCTTAATTTTGGTGATGATGACGGGGGCTGCCTCGACAAGCCTTTTTCTAAGCAAGTATCAATATTTAACCAACATGGGGAAAGTGTATGAGAGGAAAGTAAGCATTGCGCATGGCGTGCTGCTTGGGATTGAACGAGGAACGGAGGGAACCGTTCAGCTTATAGGACCTTATGGACAAACCAAATTAACGACCACTCAACTGACTGAAGAGGAAATGATAATGGAAATCACCTATCAATCTAGTGATAAGGTTTTTAAGCCAGTCTCTGTTGTGTATAATAAGGAAACAAAACACATTACAGATTGGAAGTAATACGGATGGCGATTTTTTTGGTAGGTTTTATGGGAGTCGGAAAGACCACGGTTGGTAAAGAGCTTGGGAAGCTGCAGCAGCTGCCTGTCATCGATATGGACCACTTCATAGAAGAGAAGGAAGACCGGGTCATCAAAGATATCTTCAGGGTGAAAGGGGAAGATCACTTTCGTGCAATTGAAACAGAGGCATTGAAGGAACTGATGATAAAAGAAGCGGTCGTTACCACGGGAGGAGGAATTATTGAAAGAAAAGAGAACAGAGAAATGCTGGCAGCCGCTGAGACCGTGTTCCATTTGTTCTGTTCTTTTGAGGTTTTGTGGGAACGGCTGAAGGAAGACTCCGAGCGTCCGCTGGTACAATCAAATTCCATGGACGGCTTGCTTGAGCTATACAATCGCCGCTTGCCCCTATATAGGAGTGTCAGTAAGGCTGAAATTGATACTACGTACAAAACAATTGATGAAACGATAAATGAATTCAGGCGTAATCTCACTTTTGATTAAATTCAGAAGCGCTGGATATACTGATAGAAGCGGAAGGTGGTGCCCTTGTGTCAGTAAATGATTACGTGAAATTCATAACCCAGACATTTGTTCAGCATTATGATAAATCTCCCCATGAACGAAAATCACTCAAACACCAAAGGAAGAATCAGCGGCCCCCATTCTTATTCAGATGGTTTGGGATCGTGCCTTATGCATTTATGGTTTTGTTTAAAAAGAATAAAAAATAGGAACCGCCGCTGTGGATTGCAGGGCGGTTTCCTTATGGCGGGATCAATGTGAATGCTGTAAGTAGAAAATACCGCCATTGATGATATCAATCGATATTTTTGGTTCATATTGTTCCTTCAATGCCTGCTTTTCAAGATGATAAGATTCAGGTTTTTCCTCGTGGTCCCCATAGAAATGACTCAGCAGTTCCAAATCCTCATCCCATCTTTTCCGTGCCTCATCTGCCCATTTGAATGATTCTTTTTCAAGTCCGTGCAGAAGGTAACTTTGAATGCGGTTTATCCCGCTTTTAGGTTTGATAATGGGTGTCAATGTAAAAGAAAAATCGGGTATTTTCGGCGTCAGCTTTTTCGATAACAAAAAATTGTGAAAGTCTTCTTGAATATGACCATTGATTAAATTAAGCCCGATGCTCCGGATGGTGTCTTTCTTTAAATTTGTCACATGGGAGATCTTTATATTCAATCCCAGCCATGGATGAAGCGGCACTTGCTGTCCATTGGCATTCATTCGCTCTTCATAAAGCCGGATGTAGCCTGCCAGATTTCCCGTGGAACGGAATATCTGGTGTAATCGCGGAGAGCCGAAGTGAATGAGCTCCCCTTTAAAGTCTTCAGGTGCTTTTTCACCATTCGTCACTAAAGATAGTGTCATCGGATTCGGGGTGCCGCCTGTCTTTTCAAGATAGTGCCAATAAAAAGGCCGGTTCATCAACTCTTTATCCAAGTCGATTGTCAGTTGCACCGTCATATAGCCGTCCCCGTTTGCAACCAGCTCGCAGCCGTTTGCTGTAAAATAACGCTCAAGAAATCGATGAATTTCGTGCTGCTGCATTAGCTTGTTCCTCCTTTAGTTCTTCTGCAAATTGAATCATGCTGGTGAGGTTCTCCATTTTGATTTTGAGTTCACCCTCTGTCTTGGATGAGGAAAGGATATCTGCCACATGCTCTTCAAAATCTGCAAAATCAAGCCGTGTCAAAATCTCATCCAGCTGCCCGATCACCCGCTCGAATAGGTTGATTTTTTCATATAACAGTTTCAAAATATGTTCCTCTACAGTATCTCTCGTGGCGAAATTATAGATATGCACATCCTCGGTCTGTCCCAGACGATGTACACGTCCGATCCGCTGCTCCAAGCGCATAGGATTCCATGGGAGATCGAAGTTGATGACATGGTGGCAGAACTGCAGGTTGATGCCTTCTCCGCCGGCTTCTGTTGCGATCAATACCTGGGCATGGTTTTGAAATAGCTGACGCATCCAATCTTTTTTACCCCGTTTGAACCCGCCCCTGAACGGTACGGAAGAAATGCCATGCTGCTTTAAAAACCATTGCAAGTACAACTGGGTCGCCCGGTACTCGGTGAAAATGATGACTTTGTTATTTATTTTCTGGATCAGTTCCAAAGCTTTCTGCGCCTTGGAGTTGGTCGTCACATTTTCTACTTTTTTCATGAGCGTCCCAATCGTATTCTCAAATGCTGCAGAAGGATTTTCCTTTTTCTCAAGCATGTTTTTAAGTGTATAAAAAACTGACTCCCTGCTGCTGCACGCTTCCCGCTGCAGGGTGAGAAGAGAAAATGAACTGGATGTGACCCACTCATCGTAGCTGCCTTTTAACATATTGATGCTGTTGTATAGATCCCGTTCCTGTTCATTGAAGTCAATGAGTATCGTTTTTACATGACGCTTTGTCCACTCTATCCCTGTATCGCTCCTTCTGTTCCGGATCATGACTTTATTGATGAGGTGGTTTAAGCTTTCATCATCATGAACCGTCCGGTCACCTTTTTTATAACGGTCGGTAAAACCGGATTCGTTACCAAGATGACCTGGCTTTAAAAGTGAGACAAGATGAAAAATTTCTTCGACCTTATTTTGGATGGGAGTGGCTGTAAGCAATAAACAAAACTTTTTCTTCAGATTTTGGACAAATTCATAGTTTTTGGTTTTATGATTTTTTAGTTTGTGAGCTTCATCAATGATGACGAGATCATAATCCTGTTCATATACTTTTTCCCGGTGAGGGCTCCGCTTGGCAGTGTCCATGGAAGAAACGACGATATCACATTGATCCCAGACATAGCTCTTGCGCTGCGCGACGGCAGGGATGAAGAATTTGCTGTTCAGTTCATAAGACCACTGTGAGACGAGTGAAGCGGGTACCAGTATCAACACTTTTTTCACAAGCCCGCGTATCATATATTCTTTCAATATCAAACCGGCTTCTATGGTCTTCCCGAGGCCCACCTCATCAGCAAGGATGGCTTTTCCATTCATTGTTTCCACTACCTGCCGTGCAGCTTCTAGCTGATGGGGGAGAGGAGTCACATTTGCCAAATGTTTTGGTGCCTGAAGCCCTTCAAAGTTCGGGATTGCGAGATGCTGCTCGCATTCCACTGCGAGCTTGTACAGCTCCCAATTCCCCCAAGGACCATCATTACTTATTAAAGTGTCCAGACCTTCGCCCCACTCCTCATTAAATAGAACATCAACATTCATATGAAAAACATCTCCTTATTTAATAGAAAAATGATTGCCGGGAACTCATGTTTAATGGTAGGATGAGAGTAGATTACCTAATGTTTTGAAAACTACAATAATCCGAACATTCACATCAATAACATTTCTACTGTATATACTTCTAGTATGACCAAATGTTGCAAGGAATATTGGCGAATGATGGCAAGGGGAGAGACTGTAACTTACAGCGCCGAAGGAGCAAACATCTTAAGTGTGAATCTCTCAGGCAAAAAGACTCTTGGCGGACGCAGCTCTGGAGAGTGTTTCCATATGGAAACCACCAAAGGGGAAAGCCGTTTTACCGGTAAACTTTCAGGTGAAAGGACAGAGAAACTTCTTTTGGAAAAAGGGGTTTTTCTGTCCTTTTTTCATGCGCGGAAACTGAGTGCTATGAACTTAGCAAATGAGGCGCAGATATTTGGAGACAGGAAGCGGGCAGGAGAAAGTCTTGATGAAAATAAGGGGGAAGTCTAATGGCAGATTTAAAGCAAACACCTCTATATGAAGTGTATAAAGAGTATGGGGGGAAAACGATCGACTTCGGAGGATGGGCTCTACCGGTTCAATTTTCAAGTATTAAAGAAGAACATGAAGCTGTCAGAACACGGGCAGGGCTTTTTGATGTATCCCATATGGGAGAAATCGAAGTCAAGGGTGAAGGGGCTCTCGAATACTTACAAAAAATGATGACCAATGATGTGTCCAAGATCAAAGACGGCGGTGCTCAATATACTGCAATGTGCTATGACGACGGGGGCACAGTGGACGATCTCCTGGTTTATAAAATAAAAGATAATGACTATTTATTGGTGGTCAATGCAGCGAACATCGATAAAGATTACGAATGGCTGAAACAGCATGAGACGGACGGGGTGGAGATCAATAATATCTCCGAGCATATGGCTCAGCTGGCTTTGCAGGGTCCGCTTGCTGAAAGTGTTTTACAAAGATTGACAGACGAACATTCTTTACGTGACATCGGTTTCTTTAAATTTCAGACCGAGGTGAATATAAACGGCCGTCATGCCCTTGTGTCCCGCACAGGATATACAGGAGAAGACGGGTTTGAAATTTATTGTGATGCAAAGGATGCAGTGGACATATGGAAAGATATCCTTATTGAAGGCGGAAATGACGGGGTGCTTCCATGTGGACTTGGCGCCAGGGATACACTTCGCTTTGAAGCCAACCTTGCTTTATACGGCCAGGAGCTCTCTAAACATATTTCTCCTATCGAGGCCGGAATCGGATTCGCTGTTAAAGTGAATAAGGAAATACCATTTATCGGGCAAGAAGTGCTCAAGAAACAGAAAGAAGAAGGTGCTTCACGAAAGATTGCCGGCATTGAAATGATCGACCGGGGAATCCCTCGCCATGGATATAAAGTATTTTCGGGGGAAGAAGAAATCGGCGAAGTCACCACCGGGACCCAGTCTCCTACTTTGAAGAAGAATATCGGCCTTGCTCTATTAAAAAAAGAATTTACTTCAGTGGATACCGAAGTTCAGGTCGAAATCAGAGGGAAGAAATTAAACGCAAAAGTAGTTCCGACACCATTTTATAAGAGAACAAAATAATAGGGAGGAATGACGGTCATGAAGCATCGTTATTTACCGATGACAGAGCAAGATCAACGGGAAATGTTAGACAGCATAGGAGTAAACAGCATCGACGATTTATTTGAAGATATCCCTGAAAAGGTCCGTTTCAAAGGTGAGTACAATATTAAGCCGGCGAAGTCAGAAACCGGCCTTGTAAAAGAGCTGACTGCATTGGCTGCGAAAAATGCAGATTTGAAAAGTCATACATCCTTCCTGGGAGCGGGTGTATACGATCATTATGCCCCGATCATCGTAGATCATGTTTTATCGCGCTCTGAATTTTATACAGCTTATACCCCGTATCAGCCGGAAATATCACAAGGTGAACTGCAAGCGATCTTTGAATTTCAGACGATGATCTGCGAACTGACCGGAATGGACGTAGCGAACTCCTCCATGTACGATGGCGGGACGGCACTAGCTGAAGCGGCCATGTTAAGCGCAGGACAGACGCGCCGCAAGAAAGTCCTGGTTTCAAGTACGGTTCACCCCGAATCGCGTGATGTATTGAGAACATACGCGAATGGGCAATACATCGATGTTGTGGAAATCCCCCATAACAATGGAGTGACAGATGTTGAAGAACTGAAGAAATTAATGAGCAATGAAATTGCAGCTGTCATCGTGCAGTATCCTAATTTCTTTGGCAGAGTGGAAGAGTTGAAAGCGATTGAAGAGGTGGCACACAGTGAGAAAGCCATGTTTGTGGTCTCATCCAACCCTCTTGCGTTAGGTGCCCTGACACCTCCGGGGAAACTTGGAGCTGATATTGTAGTCGGTGATGCACAGCCGTTTGGGATTCCAAGCGCTTTCGGAGGCCCGCACTGCGGTTATTTTGCAGTAAGTAAGAAACTGATGCGTAAAGTACCTGGGCGTCTGGTTGGTCAAACGGTCGATGAAGAAGGGCGGAGAGGATTTGTTTTAACCCTTCAGGCACGTGAACAGCATATCCGCCGTGATAAAGCGACTTCCAATATCTGTTCGAATCAGGCATTGAATGCCCTTGCTGCTTCAGTTGCCATGACTGCCCTCGGTAAGCAAGGCGTGAAAGAGATGGCGCTTCAAAACATCCAAAAAGCTCACTACGCGAAAAAAGCACTCAAGGAAAAAGGATTTGAGATTGCATTTGAGGGTCCTTCTTTTAATGAATTCATCGTGAAAGTGAATGCTCCAGTAAAAGAAATAAACAAAAAGCTGTTAGGGAAAGAAATAATCGGCGGGTATGACCTGGGGCTTGTCGATGATAGTCTGAAAAATCACATGTTGGTTGCCGTTACAGAACTTCGCAGCAAAGAAGAAATAGATGCATTTGCACAAGAATTGGGGGATTTTCATGAATAACAAACAAGATCAGCCTCTTATCTTTGAATTATCGAAAGAAGGACGGGTCGGCTACAGCCTGCCTGAACTCGATGTACCGGAAGTCGATGTTTCCGAATTGATTCCTTCCGACTATATCCGTACTGAGGAGCCGCATTTACCTGAAGTTTCAGAACTGGATATCATGCGTCATTATACAGCATTATCCAAGCGCAACCACGGTGTTGATTCCGGGTTCTACCCACTTGGATCCTGTACGATGAAGTACAATCCTAAGGTGAATGAAAATGTTGCGCGATTAAATGGCTTCGCTCATATCAATCCGCTGCAGGAACCTGA
This Bacillus sp. Marseille-Q1617 DNA region includes the following protein-coding sequences:
- the comGC gene encoding competence type IV pilus major pilin ComGC codes for the protein MLNNEKGFTMIEMMIVLLVISVLLFVTIPNVTSQSNKINSKGCEAFMNMVEGQVEAYKMDGNTEPVSMAELVTKKYLNPEYQKCPDGSSLTIDAGGNVVKVSVGD
- a CDS encoding shikimate kinase, whose amino-acid sequence is MAIFLVGFMGVGKTTVGKELGKLQQLPVIDMDHFIEEKEDRVIKDIFRVKGEDHFRAIETEALKELMIKEAVVTTGGGIIERKENREMLAAAETVFHLFCSFEVLWERLKEDSERPLVQSNSMDGLLELYNRRLPLYRSVSKAEIDTTYKTIDETINEFRRNLTFD
- a CDS encoding YqhG family protein: MQQHEIHRFLERYFTANGCELVANGDGYMTVQLTIDLDKELMNRPFYWHYLEKTGGTPNPMTLSLVTNGEKAPEDFKGELIHFGSPRLHQIFRSTGNLAGYIRLYEERMNANGQQVPLHPWLGLNIKISHVTNLKKDTIRSIGLNLINGHIQEDFHNFLLSKKLTPKIPDFSFTLTPIIKPKSGINRIQSYLLHGLEKESFKWADEARKRWDEDLELLSHFYGDHEEKPESYHLEKQALKEQYEPKISIDIINGGIFYLQHSH
- the comGD gene encoding competence type IV pilus minor pilin ComGD, whose amino-acid sequence is MWEIKKRLHTQNGFTFIEMMIVLLVFSILINFAAFSTEPLKKQTVKSLFISQLQSDLYLIQSHSIFSQSSLTLVFYPYANKYIAKDYYGTTLVSRELPAGIELSELNRLNEIVFNSSGNTNRFGPVYFNYESSTIKLSFQIGQGRFYVQEL
- a CDS encoding DEAD/DEAH box helicase gives rise to the protein MNVDVLFNEEWGEGLDTLISNDGPWGNWELYKLAVECEQHLAIPNFEGLQAPKHLANVTPLPHQLEAARQVVETMNGKAILADEVGLGKTIEAGLILKEYMIRGLVKKVLILVPASLVSQWSYELNSKFFIPAVAQRKSYVWDQCDIVVSSMDTAKRSPHREKVYEQDYDLVIIDEAHKLKNHKTKNYEFVQNLKKKFCLLLTATPIQNKVEEIFHLVSLLKPGHLGNESGFTDRYKKGDRTVHDDESLNHLINKVMIRNRRSDTGIEWTKRHVKTILIDFNEQERDLYNSINMLKGSYDEWVTSSSFSLLTLQREACSSRESVFYTLKNMLEKKENPSAAFENTIGTLMKKVENVTTNSKAQKALELIQKINNKVIIFTEYRATQLYLQWFLKQHGISSVPFRGGFKRGKKDWMRQLFQNHAQVLIATEAGGEGINLQFCHHVINFDLPWNPMRLEQRIGRVHRLGQTEDVHIYNFATRDTVEEHILKLLYEKINLFERVIGQLDEILTRLDFADFEEHVADILSSSKTEGELKIKMENLTSMIQFAEELKEEQANAAARNSSIS
- the gcvPA gene encoding aminomethyl-transferring glycine dehydrogenase subunit GcvPA, whose product is MKHRYLPMTEQDQREMLDSIGVNSIDDLFEDIPEKVRFKGEYNIKPAKSETGLVKELTALAAKNADLKSHTSFLGAGVYDHYAPIIVDHVLSRSEFYTAYTPYQPEISQGELQAIFEFQTMICELTGMDVANSSMYDGGTALAEAAMLSAGQTRRKKVLVSSTVHPESRDVLRTYANGQYIDVVEIPHNNGVTDVEELKKLMSNEIAAVIVQYPNFFGRVEELKAIEEVAHSEKAMFVVSSNPLALGALTPPGKLGADIVVGDAQPFGIPSAFGGPHCGYFAVSKKLMRKVPGRLVGQTVDEEGRRGFVLTLQAREQHIRRDKATSNICSNQALNALAASVAMTALGKQGVKEMALQNIQKAHYAKKALKEKGFEIAFEGPSFNEFIVKVNAPVKEINKKLLGKEIIGGYDLGLVDDSLKNHMLVAVTELRSKEEIDAFAQELGDFHE
- the comGF gene encoding competence type IV pilus minor pilin ComGF, whose translation is MKSVLQNNKGFTLLDALLSLLVLSIISLSFPLIMKGFQTIKTVSVPPRYYEWNLFSESLRNEMWGSGNIMISPEQLSFDKEGERITYERYQNSIRRKVNERGHEVVLQSIHTLAFSQVPQGVKVEIKFEKGEGMESEFYYFQKNPTSEIPG
- a CDS encoding YqzE family protein, translated to MSVNDYVKFITQTFVQHYDKSPHERKSLKHQRKNQRPPFLFRWFGIVPYAFMVLFKKNKK
- the gcvT gene encoding glycine cleavage system aminomethyltransferase GcvT: MADLKQTPLYEVYKEYGGKTIDFGGWALPVQFSSIKEEHEAVRTRAGLFDVSHMGEIEVKGEGALEYLQKMMTNDVSKIKDGGAQYTAMCYDDGGTVDDLLVYKIKDNDYLLVVNAANIDKDYEWLKQHETDGVEINNISEHMAQLALQGPLAESVLQRLTDEHSLRDIGFFKFQTEVNINGRHALVSRTGYTGEDGFEIYCDAKDAVDIWKDILIEGGNDGVLPCGLGARDTLRFEANLALYGQELSKHISPIEAGIGFAVKVNKEIPFIGQEVLKKQKEEGASRKIAGIEMIDRGIPRHGYKVFSGEEEIGEVTTGTQSPTLKKNIGLALLKKEFTSVDTEVQVEIRGKKLNAKVVPTPFYKRTK